The Carnobacterium divergens genome includes a window with the following:
- a CDS encoding DHH family phosphoesterase — protein MNEAIFTEILTAIKEHQTIIIHRHQRPDPDALGSQGGLYELLKASFPEKRLLKAGGSVEGLAFLSEMDQVEAADYKDALVIVTDTANSPRISGENYSKGDMLIKIDHHPNDEPYGDLVYVNTEASSCSEIIVDFYHACQSELTMTDEAARLLYAGIVGDTGRFLYPATTSHTLKIAAELMDYSFSATALNNQLNTMSKAVAHLSGYVLQNIKVDENGVGNVLLTNEILKEFGVADSETAAIVSLPGSVEGILMWGIFVEQEEGYFRCRLRSKGPAINEVAKRHHGGGHPLASGANAKDRGEIAEILTEFEALAIEWHQ, from the coding sequence ATGAATGAAGCCATTTTCACTGAAATACTAACAGCTATCAAAGAACATCAAACCATTATTATCCATCGCCATCAAAGACCAGACCCAGACGCGTTAGGTTCACAAGGTGGACTATATGAACTATTAAAAGCATCGTTTCCTGAAAAACGTCTTTTAAAAGCAGGTGGATCGGTTGAAGGCTTAGCTTTCTTATCTGAAATGGATCAAGTAGAAGCTGCTGATTATAAAGACGCACTAGTTATCGTAACGGATACAGCAAATAGTCCACGTATTAGTGGTGAAAACTATTCAAAAGGCGATATGCTGATTAAAATAGACCACCACCCAAATGATGAGCCCTACGGTGATCTTGTCTACGTGAACACAGAAGCGAGTAGCTGCAGTGAAATTATTGTTGATTTTTATCATGCTTGTCAATCAGAGTTAACAATGACAGATGAAGCAGCTCGTCTATTATACGCAGGAATAGTCGGAGACACAGGGCGTTTCCTATATCCAGCGACAACCTCTCATACCTTAAAAATTGCTGCTGAATTAATGGACTATTCATTTTCAGCCACAGCATTAAATAATCAGCTAAATACAATGAGTAAAGCAGTGGCCCATTTATCCGGTTATGTCTTACAGAACATTAAAGTTGACGAAAATGGCGTTGGAAATGTTCTTTTAACAAATGAGATTTTAAAAGAATTTGGCGTGGCTGATTCTGAAACAGCAGCCATTGTCTCGTTGCCAGGAAGTGTCGAAGGCATTTTGATGTGGGGGATTTTTGTTGAACAAGAAGAAGGTTACTTCCGTTGTCGCTTGCGCTCGAAAGGCCCAGCAATCAATGAAGTAGCAAAACGCCATCATGGCGGCGGGCATCCATTAGCGAGTGGTGCAAATGCAAAAGATCGTGGAGAAATTGCAGAAATTCTTACTGAATTTGAAGCATTAGCCATTGAGTGGCATCAATAA
- a CDS encoding DRTGG domain-containing protein, translating into MTTKHDQILTYIETLPVGERISVRLIAKNLQVSEGTAYRAIKEAENIGLVSTIQRVGTIRIERKMKEHFEKLTYGEIVKIIEGDILGGIDGLDKVLNKFVIGAMKEDAMLRYITPGSLMIVGNRIGAQRLALENGAAVLITGGFDTTEEIVELANQAKLPVIRTTYDSFTVATLINRAMTDQLIKKDIMLVGDIFTNVEKTIYLNSEDTVADYRKLNDESRHSRFPIVNKKMRLIGIVTAKDVVGKPDNLSIERVMTKDPSYVKTHMSVASVGHLMIWDGLEVMPVVKDDLTLIGIISRQDVMKAMQLAQRQPQVGDTIADQIAEQLELTSENPDDWHSAIPAFKFKVTPQMTNSVGTISFGVLSELVASASQRTLLAYQKRNAVIEQMNLHYFKMIQLESELEIRPRVLEIGRRSSKLDIEVFIENTLVAKAIVICQLMERT; encoded by the coding sequence ATGACAACAAAACATGACCAGATCTTAACGTATATTGAAACGTTACCAGTTGGAGAGCGAATCTCAGTACGTTTGATTGCTAAAAATTTACAAGTAAGTGAAGGAACTGCTTATCGTGCCATTAAAGAAGCAGAAAATATAGGATTAGTTTCGACCATTCAACGCGTGGGAACTATTCGAATTGAACGCAAAATGAAAGAACATTTTGAAAAATTAACCTATGGTGAAATCGTGAAGATTATCGAAGGAGACATTTTAGGCGGAATTGATGGACTCGATAAAGTCTTAAATAAATTTGTCATCGGAGCGATGAAGGAAGACGCCATGCTACGTTACATTACGCCAGGTTCACTAATGATTGTCGGAAATCGAATTGGGGCTCAACGCCTCGCTTTAGAAAACGGTGCAGCAGTTTTAATTACCGGTGGATTTGACACAACTGAGGAGATTGTGGAATTAGCGAATCAGGCCAAATTGCCTGTTATTCGAACCACCTATGACTCCTTTACGGTTGCAACGTTAATCAACCGAGCAATGACGGATCAGCTGATTAAAAAAGACATTATGCTCGTTGGCGATATTTTTACAAATGTAGAAAAAACCATCTATTTAAATAGTGAAGATACAGTAGCGGATTACCGCAAGTTAAATGATGAAAGTCGACATTCCCGTTTTCCAATTGTGAATAAAAAAATGCGCTTAATCGGGATTGTAACAGCTAAAGATGTAGTTGGAAAGCCAGATAACCTAAGTATTGAACGAGTGATGACAAAGGACCCCTCTTATGTTAAAACGCATATGAGTGTGGCAAGTGTGGGGCATTTAATGATTTGGGATGGGCTAGAGGTTATGCCTGTTGTGAAAGATGATTTAACCTTGATTGGAATTATTTCTAGGCAAGATGTGATGAAAGCAATGCAACTAGCACAACGTCAACCTCAAGTGGGAGATACGATTGCCGATCAAATTGCAGAACAACTGGAATTGACAAGTGAAAATCCAGATGATTGGCATTCAGCTATTCCAGCATTCAAGTTTAAAGTGACGCCTCAAATGACCAACAGTGTTGGAACCATCTCATTTGGTGTACTAAGCGAATTGGTTGCTAGCGCTTCTCAGCGAACACTTTTAGCGTATCAAAAGCGCAATGCAGTCATTGAGCAAATGAATTTACATTATTTTAAAATGATTCAATTAGAAAGCGAATTAGAGATTCGGCCGCGAGTCCTAGAAATTGGACGACGCTCGTCTAAGCTAGACATTGAAGTATTTATTGAAAACACTCTTGTTGCCAAAGCCATTGTGATTTGTCAATTGATGGAGCGTACCTAA
- a CDS encoding metal-dependent hydrolase, with protein MKISWHGQSCVKILTDTDKQILIDPYITGNPLSDLDATTIEADVIIVTHAHADHIGDTAEIAKRTGALIVANAELAGFFASQGLQTHGMQMGGKHQFDFGLIKMTPAIHGSMYEVQGQPVTFGLAAGIVLSDGGHTVYHAGDTALFSDMKLIGEFNKIDVAFLPIGDNYTMGPEEAVIASKWLNANKVVPIHYNTFPLIEQDPIAFVEALPKDVGMALKVGEIIEL; from the coding sequence ATGAAGATATCATGGCATGGACAGTCTTGTGTTAAAATTTTAACAGATACAGATAAGCAAATTTTAATAGATCCCTATATTACAGGAAATCCCTTAAGTGATTTGGATGCAACCACGATTGAAGCTGATGTGATTATTGTCACCCACGCTCATGCAGATCATATCGGAGATACTGCCGAGATCGCCAAACGAACAGGAGCATTAATTGTTGCAAATGCTGAATTAGCTGGCTTTTTTGCGAGTCAAGGTCTTCAAACCCACGGCATGCAGATGGGTGGGAAACATCAATTTGATTTCGGTTTAATCAAAATGACTCCCGCAATACATGGTTCAATGTACGAAGTGCAAGGCCAACCTGTTACATTTGGCTTAGCAGCCGGCATTGTTTTGAGTGACGGAGGTCACACTGTTTATCATGCAGGAGATACGGCTTTATTTTCAGATATGAAATTAATCGGAGAATTCAACAAAATTGATGTAGCTTTCTTACCAATTGGCGACAATTACACTATGGGACCAGAAGAAGCCGTAATCGCTAGTAAATGGCTAAACGCTAATAAAGTTGTGCCAATTCATTACAATACATTTCCTTTGATTGAACAAGATCCAATCGCTTTTGTTGAGGCCTTACCTAAAGACGTAGGGATGGCATTAAAGGTCGGAGAAATAATCGAATTATAA
- the dinB gene encoding DNA polymerase IV has product MEHGVLQFAEPVRDTSRKIIHVDMDAFYASVEERENPELKGKPLVIARHPKDNGGRGVVTTANYEARKYGIHSAMSAQKAYELCPQAIFIPGRHELYQEISAQIREVFKHYTDIIEPLALDEAYLDVTENKKGITSATVIAKMIQKEIWEELHLTCSAGVSYNKFIAKLASDYKKPAGITVIPPEKALVFLKELPIGKFYGVGKKTAEKMHDWGVFTGQDLVEKSEMDLIQRFGKMGYSLYRKVRGIDNNPVESTRVRKSVGREHTYGQPLTTDEEVLAELRFLAGKVDTSLLKVQKHGKVVVLKVRTSDYETMTKRISLPSYVKDGEEIYFHASNLWEDVGLIGKEIRLLGITVTNLDPLTFENIVLPLWEKEK; this is encoded by the coding sequence ATGGAACATGGCGTTTTACAATTTGCAGAACCGGTGAGAGACACGTCAAGAAAAATTATTCATGTGGATATGGATGCTTTCTATGCCTCTGTAGAAGAACGTGAAAATCCTGAATTAAAAGGAAAACCATTAGTGATTGCTAGGCATCCAAAAGATAATGGGGGAAGAGGCGTCGTTACGACAGCTAATTACGAAGCAAGAAAATACGGCATCCATTCAGCTATGAGCGCTCAAAAAGCTTATGAACTTTGCCCACAAGCCATTTTTATTCCAGGTAGGCACGAACTTTATCAAGAAATTTCTGCTCAAATTCGAGAAGTCTTTAAGCACTATACAGATATCATTGAACCCTTAGCCTTAGACGAAGCTTATTTAGATGTAACAGAAAATAAAAAAGGAATTACGAGTGCTACGGTTATTGCAAAAATGATTCAAAAAGAAATTTGGGAAGAATTGCATTTAACTTGTTCCGCTGGTGTATCTTACAATAAATTTATTGCAAAACTAGCATCTGACTATAAAAAACCTGCCGGCATCACAGTGATTCCGCCAGAAAAAGCATTGGTCTTTTTAAAAGAATTACCCATTGGAAAATTTTATGGCGTAGGAAAGAAAACCGCTGAAAAAATGCATGATTGGGGCGTTTTTACGGGACAAGATTTAGTTGAAAAAAGCGAGATGGATTTGATCCAACGCTTTGGTAAGATGGGCTATTCTTTGTATCGAAAAGTAAGAGGAATTGATAACAATCCAGTTGAAAGCACTCGAGTGCGTAAGTCAGTAGGTCGAGAGCATACGTATGGGCAACCGTTAACGACAGACGAGGAAGTATTAGCAGAACTACGTTTTTTAGCGGGAAAAGTTGACACTTCTTTGCTAAAGGTTCAAAAGCATGGAAAAGTCGTTGTATTAAAAGTGCGTACATCTGATTATGAAACAATGACTAAACGTATTAGTTTGCCTAGCTATGTCAAAGATGGCGAAGAAATTTATTTTCATGCTTCAAATTTATGGGAAGACGTTGGGTTGATAGGGAAAGAAATTCGATTATTAGGAATTACTGTAACCAATCTTGATCCGTTAACCTTTGAAAATATTGTATTGCCACTATGGGAAAAAGAAAAATAA
- a CDS encoding metal ABC transporter permease — MHPELEIQLIAIIVSLACSLLGVFLVLRGMTMMADAITHTILLGIVVAFFATENLASPFLIVGAALMGVFTVWLTELLHQTKLLAKDASIGVVFPLLFSIAIILISRYAGSVHLDTDSVLLGELAFAPFERMVIFGVDIGAQGIYSMGIILIINLIFILLFYKELKLATFDAVLAAALGFSPVILHYALMTLVSVTAVGAFEAVGSILVVAFIVGPPVTAYLLTNELKKMLWISGIVGVIDSIVGFQLAMFLDVSIAGMIAVIIGITFLLVFIFSPKKGLIQAVRQRNRQKKELAYRLKMESIK, encoded by the coding sequence TTGCATCCAGAATTAGAAATTCAATTGATTGCGATTATTGTTTCACTTGCTTGTTCCTTACTGGGTGTCTTTTTAGTTTTAAGAGGAATGACAATGATGGCTGATGCGATTACTCATACTATTTTATTAGGAATCGTGGTGGCGTTTTTTGCAACTGAAAATTTGGCATCACCATTTTTAATTGTGGGTGCTGCTTTGATGGGCGTTTTTACGGTTTGGTTAACAGAATTGCTTCATCAAACAAAGCTATTAGCAAAAGATGCTTCAATTGGCGTGGTATTTCCTTTACTGTTTAGTATTGCGATTATCTTGATTTCCCGTTATGCAGGTTCTGTTCATTTAGATACAGATTCAGTATTGCTTGGTGAATTGGCATTTGCGCCATTTGAGCGAATGGTTATTTTTGGAGTGGATATAGGAGCACAAGGAATCTACTCAATGGGGATTATTTTAATCATCAACTTAATTTTTATCTTGTTATTTTATAAAGAATTAAAATTAGCCACTTTTGATGCGGTTTTAGCCGCTGCATTAGGATTTTCGCCAGTCATTTTACACTATGCGTTGATGACACTGGTTTCAGTCACTGCAGTTGGAGCCTTTGAGGCAGTTGGATCAATTTTAGTAGTAGCTTTTATTGTGGGACCACCTGTTACCGCGTATCTGTTGACAAATGAATTAAAGAAAATGTTATGGATTAGTGGCATTGTGGGTGTGATAGACAGTATCGTTGGATTCCAATTAGCGATGTTCTTGGATGTTTCAATTGCAGGGATGATTGCGGTTATTATTGGGATAACTTTCTTATTAGTCTTTATCTTCTCACCTAAAAAAGGCTTGATTCAAGCCGTTAGACAACGAAATCGTCAAAAAAAAGAATTAGCCTATCGATTAAAAATGGAATCTATTAAATAA
- a CDS encoding metal ABC transporter permease, which yields MTFWTLFSDYTFQVVALGSALLGLLSGVIGSFAVLRKQSLLGDAVSHAALPGICLAFMITNIKQTEVLLIGALISGLVATWLIMSIVKYSKIKFDSALALITSVFFGLGMVFLTYIQKTPDANQAGLKSFIFGQSSTLLVGDVKWMLGIGMVMLVLMFLFWKEFKLIAFDEVFAKSIGVPVHGISILLSAMTVVTIIIGLQTVGVILMSSLLIGPAVAARQWTNRLAVMVSLAAVFGSVSGVLGTVISSLGKQIPTGPTIVVVISVIVLISLVIAPNRGMMWKLKQRRRQKKALIIRLNQGGD from the coding sequence ATGACATTTTGGACTCTTTTTTCAGATTATACGTTTCAAGTTGTTGCACTTGGCTCTGCCTTGTTGGGATTGCTAAGTGGCGTTATTGGTAGTTTTGCTGTGCTTCGAAAGCAGAGCTTGTTGGGGGATGCTGTCAGTCATGCGGCGCTACCAGGGATATGTTTAGCCTTTATGATTACGAATATTAAACAGACAGAAGTTTTGTTGATAGGGGCTTTAATCTCAGGATTAGTTGCAACATGGCTGATTATGAGCATTGTTAAGTATTCAAAAATAAAATTTGATAGCGCATTAGCGTTGATTACTTCTGTATTTTTTGGTTTAGGCATGGTTTTTCTAACCTATATTCAAAAAACGCCAGATGCCAATCAAGCAGGATTAAAAAGTTTTATTTTTGGTCAGTCTTCTACCTTATTAGTAGGTGATGTCAAATGGATGTTAGGAATCGGAATGGTTATGTTAGTATTAATGTTCTTATTCTGGAAAGAATTTAAATTAATTGCTTTTGATGAAGTCTTTGCTAAGAGTATTGGTGTCCCCGTTCATGGTATTAGTATTTTATTATCGGCGATGACGGTCGTAACGATTATTATTGGGTTGCAAACAGTTGGAGTTATTTTAATGAGTTCGTTATTAATCGGACCTGCTGTTGCCGCGAGACAATGGACGAACCGCTTAGCAGTGATGGTGAGTTTAGCAGCGGTTTTTGGCAGTGTTTCTGGTGTTTTAGGAACGGTTATTAGTTCCTTAGGTAAGCAAATTCCAACAGGACCAACAATTGTTGTTGTGATTAGCGTGATTGTGCTGATTAGTTTAGTGATAGCACCAAATCGTGGGATGATGTGGAAATTAAAACAGCGTAGGCGTCAAAAAAAAGCATTGATTATCCGCTTAAATCAAGGAGGCGATTAG
- a CDS encoding metal ABC transporter ATP-binding protein codes for MEQTKQAISIQRLTVAYDEKPVLWNVSLAIPKGQLTAIIGPNGAGKTTLIKAVINLIKPVAGEVTFQFRNQMQQSYQSSKNLVAYVPQNGSVDWDFPATVIDVVVMGRYGHLGWFKRPKKADFDLAKKMLEKVGMSEFSTRQISQLSGGQRQRVFLARALVQEAEIYLMDEPFQGVDAQTEKIIIGLLKELKDEGKTIVVVHHDLQTVPEYFDNVVLVNQALVATGSVESTFTAENIAKTYQTAERLPKEVRN; via the coding sequence ATGGAACAAACTAAACAAGCAATTTCGATTCAACGATTAACAGTTGCTTATGATGAAAAACCAGTTCTGTGGAATGTCAGTTTAGCAATACCAAAAGGACAATTAACAGCGATTATCGGTCCAAACGGAGCTGGAAAAACCACCTTAATTAAAGCCGTTATCAATTTAATTAAACCGGTTGCGGGTGAAGTAACTTTTCAATTTAGAAACCAAATGCAGCAAAGTTATCAATCAAGTAAAAACTTGGTTGCCTATGTCCCACAAAATGGAAGTGTCGATTGGGATTTTCCAGCAACGGTAATAGATGTCGTTGTAATGGGGCGTTATGGACATCTCGGGTGGTTTAAACGTCCTAAAAAAGCGGATTTTGACTTAGCTAAAAAAATGCTAGAAAAAGTAGGAATGTCTGAATTTTCAACTCGTCAAATTAGTCAGCTATCTGGAGGTCAACGTCAGCGTGTTTTCTTAGCACGCGCGCTTGTACAAGAAGCGGAAATTTATTTGATGGATGAACCGTTTCAAGGAGTAGATGCCCAAACTGAGAAAATCATTATTGGGTTACTGAAAGAATTAAAAGATGAAGGCAAGACGATTGTTGTGGTGCATCATGATTTACAAACCGTACCAGAATACTTTGATAACGTTGTACTGGTCAATCAAGCTTTAGTCGCAACGGGATCAGTAGAAAGTACCTTTACAGCAGAAAATATCGCAAAAACCTATCAAACTGCTGAAAGGTTGCCAAAAGAGGTGAGGAATTAG